Proteins co-encoded in one Xiphophorus couchianus chromosome 3, X_couchianus-1.0, whole genome shotgun sequence genomic window:
- the LOC114141847 gene encoding extracellular matrix protein 1 isoform X2 yields the protein MGSSWELVFAAASLLVLLSSACKDAESCLQHEVTISPDFLDQGLQEPDSFMLQREVDLSELLNIDDSKPGPRGFRPRSFPPVQSYPVQFPLGRPTPDNIQAICVHADHRPRYPDSYFPPSGFSKQKRMATAVNNAESWFSTCCKGNQTWGTEGTLCCATQAWEHSVELFCEEDSSVKDRLYECCRQRGMSRLSCFNDDAQNPNYKPSEEIPVEEIGSSQNFHFNLNSCPRIQMSRSNMRALRGEMPELNAPTSQKIDINFPPGRPTPDNIESLCGNQKRRPLYTTKCLPRSGYDLLARQVKTINRLEKRFKQCCKKKKGALICAEQKWREELNRYCSVRNGGQECCQADDQYSCFQSISSDPLYNTTSAAEEPTLSKMCDTPTINNRFPVGFQLKIRCCPLPEQDRNSCFELNLAEISQNLCSSNKSGSPVVRRCCKMTSREEIPQCLSKNVMKAITKATKKGQKKKKICPIP from the exons ATGGGTTCCTCCTGGGAGTTAGTTTTCGCCGCCGCGTCGCTCTTGGTCTTACTGAGCTCAGCCTGCAAAG ATGCTGAAAGTTGTCTTCAGCATGAGGTCACAATATCCCCTGACTTCCTCGATCAAG gtCTGCAGGAACCAGATTCATTCATGCTGCAGAGAGAAGTAGATTTGTCAGAGCTTCTAAATATTGACG ACAGTAAACCAGGACCAAGAG GTTTTCGGCCCCGCTCTTTCCCTCCTGTGCAAAGTTATCCTGTCCAGTTTCCCCTCGGCCGACCGACACCTGACAACATCCAGGCCATCTGTGTTCACGCCGACCATCGGCCTCGCTACCCAGACTCTTACTTTCCTCCTTCTGGTTTTAGCAAACAAAAGCGCATGGCCACAGCAGTCAATAATGCGGAGTCGTGGTTCAGCACATGCTGCAAAGGGAACCAGACATGGGGGACTGAAGGGACGCTGTGTTGTGCAACACAAGCG TGGGAGCATTCAGTAGAGCTGTTCTGTGAGGAGGATTCATCTGTGAAAGATCGGCTCTATGAATGCTGCAGGCAGAGAGGAATGAGCAGACTGAGCTGTTTCAATGATGATGCCCAAAATCCCAACTACAAGCCATCAGAGGAGATACCTGTGGAGGAGATTGGCTCTTCACAAAACTTCCACTTCAACCTAAACAGCTGCCCAAG GATTCAGATGAGTCGATCTAATATGAGAGCATTACGTGGAGAAATGCCAGAACTCAACGCACCTACTTCCCAAAAAATCGACATCAACTTTCCTCCTGGAAGGCCTACACCAGATAACATTGAGTCACTGTGCGGCAACCAGAAACGCCGGCCTCTCTACACTACCAAGTGTCTGCCGCGCTCTGGCTACGACCTGCTGGCCCGTCAGGTGAAGACCATCAACCGCCTGGAAAAGAGATTCAAGCAGTGCTGCAAAAAGAAGAAGGGAGCGCTCATCTGTGCCGAACAGAAG TGGCGTGAGGAGCTTAATAGGTACTGCTCGGTTAGGAATGGTGGACAGGAGTGTTGCCAGGCAGATGATCAGTACAGTTGTTTCCAGTCAATTTCTTCAGATCCACTTTATAACACGACATCTGCTGCCGAGGAACCCACACTGAGCAAGATGTGTGATACCCCGACTATCAACAACAG ATTTCCTGTCGGTTTTCAACTGAAGATCCGATGCTGCCCCCTGCCGGAGCAAGACAGAAACAGTTGTTTTGAGCTAAAT CTTGCAGAAATATCCCAGAATCTGTGTTCGTCAAACAAGTCTGGCTCTCCTGTTGTTCGCCGCTGCTGCAAGATGACTTCGCGTGAAGAGATTCCACAGTGTCTCAGCAAAAATGTCATGAAAGCCATCACCAAAGCGACTAAGAAGGgccaaaagaagaagaaaatatgcCCCATCCCTTAA
- the LOC114141847 gene encoding extracellular matrix protein 1 isoform X1, whose product MGSSWELVFAAASLLVLLSSACKDAESCLQHEVTISPDFLDQGLQEPDSFMLQREVDLSELLNIDVQRTDSKPGPRGFRPRSFPPVQSYPVQFPLGRPTPDNIQAICVHADHRPRYPDSYFPPSGFSKQKRMATAVNNAESWFSTCCKGNQTWGTEGTLCCATQAWEHSVELFCEEDSSVKDRLYECCRQRGMSRLSCFNDDAQNPNYKPSEEIPVEEIGSSQNFHFNLNSCPRIQMSRSNMRALRGEMPELNAPTSQKIDINFPPGRPTPDNIESLCGNQKRRPLYTTKCLPRSGYDLLARQVKTINRLEKRFKQCCKKKKGALICAEQKWREELNRYCSVRNGGQECCQADDQYSCFQSISSDPLYNTTSAAEEPTLSKMCDTPTINNRFPVGFQLKIRCCPLPEQDRNSCFELNLAEISQNLCSSNKSGSPVVRRCCKMTSREEIPQCLSKNVMKAITKATKKGQKKKKICPIP is encoded by the exons ATGGGTTCCTCCTGGGAGTTAGTTTTCGCCGCCGCGTCGCTCTTGGTCTTACTGAGCTCAGCCTGCAAAG ATGCTGAAAGTTGTCTTCAGCATGAGGTCACAATATCCCCTGACTTCCTCGATCAAG gtCTGCAGGAACCAGATTCATTCATGCTGCAGAGAGAAGTAGATTTGTCAGAGCTTCTAAATATTGACG TGCAAAGAACAG ACAGTAAACCAGGACCAAGAG GTTTTCGGCCCCGCTCTTTCCCTCCTGTGCAAAGTTATCCTGTCCAGTTTCCCCTCGGCCGACCGACACCTGACAACATCCAGGCCATCTGTGTTCACGCCGACCATCGGCCTCGCTACCCAGACTCTTACTTTCCTCCTTCTGGTTTTAGCAAACAAAAGCGCATGGCCACAGCAGTCAATAATGCGGAGTCGTGGTTCAGCACATGCTGCAAAGGGAACCAGACATGGGGGACTGAAGGGACGCTGTGTTGTGCAACACAAGCG TGGGAGCATTCAGTAGAGCTGTTCTGTGAGGAGGATTCATCTGTGAAAGATCGGCTCTATGAATGCTGCAGGCAGAGAGGAATGAGCAGACTGAGCTGTTTCAATGATGATGCCCAAAATCCCAACTACAAGCCATCAGAGGAGATACCTGTGGAGGAGATTGGCTCTTCACAAAACTTCCACTTCAACCTAAACAGCTGCCCAAG GATTCAGATGAGTCGATCTAATATGAGAGCATTACGTGGAGAAATGCCAGAACTCAACGCACCTACTTCCCAAAAAATCGACATCAACTTTCCTCCTGGAAGGCCTACACCAGATAACATTGAGTCACTGTGCGGCAACCAGAAACGCCGGCCTCTCTACACTACCAAGTGTCTGCCGCGCTCTGGCTACGACCTGCTGGCCCGTCAGGTGAAGACCATCAACCGCCTGGAAAAGAGATTCAAGCAGTGCTGCAAAAAGAAGAAGGGAGCGCTCATCTGTGCCGAACAGAAG TGGCGTGAGGAGCTTAATAGGTACTGCTCGGTTAGGAATGGTGGACAGGAGTGTTGCCAGGCAGATGATCAGTACAGTTGTTTCCAGTCAATTTCTTCAGATCCACTTTATAACACGACATCTGCTGCCGAGGAACCCACACTGAGCAAGATGTGTGATACCCCGACTATCAACAACAG ATTTCCTGTCGGTTTTCAACTGAAGATCCGATGCTGCCCCCTGCCGGAGCAAGACAGAAACAGTTGTTTTGAGCTAAAT CTTGCAGAAATATCCCAGAATCTGTGTTCGTCAAACAAGTCTGGCTCTCCTGTTGTTCGCCGCTGCTGCAAGATGACTTCGCGTGAAGAGATTCCACAGTGTCTCAGCAAAAATGTCATGAAAGCCATCACCAAAGCGACTAAGAAGGgccaaaagaagaagaaaatatgcCCCATCCCTTAA